A genomic window from Diospyros lotus cultivar Yz01 chromosome 2, ASM1463336v1, whole genome shotgun sequence includes:
- the LOC127794195 gene encoding uncharacterized protein At4g14100-like — translation MVSATKAVSFYLFLFLFLFLCFPSKASSEPTEPDPVPTPWPLQFHSVLFMNRSGTLQMVDLWYDWPNGRNFNIIQTQLGSLVYDLEWTNGTSFFYTLDSDQTCRVVDLEVGILRPNWLDGATYLGRRYMDGFLCNAWQKLDFIWYYEDVATKRPVFWVFYSGYSAHVMTFEVGKVLEDPKWQAPVYCFNEEKKSVVESTSDGGWDGGLMRMVVSGGNVGVN, via the exons ATGGTCTCTGCAACAAAGGCCGTGTCCTTCTacctcttccttttcctcttcctcttcctctgttTCCCTTCAAAAGCATCATCCGAACCTACGGAGCCCGACCCGGTCCCCACCCCATGGCCACTGCAGTTCCACTCGGTGCTCTTCATGAACCGAAGCGGCACCCTGCAAATGGTGGATCTCTGGTACGACTGGCCCAACGGCCGCAACTTTAACATCATCCAGACCCAGCTGGGAAGCCTCGTCTACGACCTCGAGTGGACCAACGGCACCTCCTTCTTCTACACCTTGGATTCCGACCAGACTTGCAGAGTGGTGGACCTCGAGGTGGGGATTCTCCGGCCAAACTGGCTCGACGGCGCCACCTACCTCGGCCGCCGCTACATGGATGGCTTCCTCTGCAACGCGTGGCAGAAGCTCGATTTCATCTGGTACTATGAGGACGTCGCCACCAAACGGCCGGTCTTCTGGGTCTTCTATTCAG GATACAGCGCACACGTGATGACATTTGAAGTGGGGAAGGTGCTTGAGGATCCCAAATGGCAAGCGCCGGTGTACTGCTTCAACGAGGAAAAGAAGTCGGTGGTTGAATCCACAAGCGATGGCGGTTGGGACGGAGGTTTAATGAGAATGGTAGTTTCCGGCGGGAATGTGGGTGTCAACTAG